In one Sporomusa sphaeroides DSM 2875 genomic region, the following are encoded:
- the kdpC gene encoding potassium-transporting ATPase subunit KdpC, translated as MFRQIISAAVLFVALTMITGFVYPLVMTGLSQVVFPDQANGSMIVRDGVPIGSRLIGQIFTSPGYFHSRPSAAGKDGYDGASSSGSNLGPTNQKLADTVKGNVQKVREENDLPAGTAVPSDLVLASGSGLDPHITPDAAYAQAQRVARERGLSPDVVRQLVKQHVEGRQWGILGEPRVNVLELNLALDAWQVSHSR; from the coding sequence ATGTTTCGACAAATTATCAGTGCGGCAGTCCTCTTTGTCGCGCTAACCATGATAACCGGTTTTGTTTATCCTCTAGTGATGACGGGCTTGTCACAGGTAGTTTTTCCTGATCAAGCTAACGGGTCGATGATCGTTCGTGACGGAGTACCGATCGGTTCCAGATTAATTGGTCAAATTTTTACCAGTCCCGGCTATTTCCATAGCCGGCCATCGGCGGCTGGCAAGGATGGCTATGACGGGGCCAGTTCCTCCGGTTCCAACCTGGGGCCAACCAATCAGAAACTGGCGGATACGGTGAAGGGTAATGTGCAAAAAGTACGGGAAGAAAACGACTTGCCTGCAGGGACTGCGGTACCTTCTGACTTAGTGCTGGCCTCGGGGAGCGGCCTTGATCCCCACATCACACCTGATGCTGCTTATGCCCAGGCGCAGCGGGTTGCCAGGGAGCGTGGGCTAAGTCCTGATGTGGTGCGACAACTGGTGAAGCAGCATGTGGAAGGAAGGCAATGGGGCATTTTGGGCGAACCCCGTGTCAATGTGCTGGAATTGAATTTGGCACTTGATGCCTGGCAAGTATCCCATTCTCGTTAA
- the kdpB gene encoding potassium-transporting ATPase subunit KdpB: MGMNTTRGSFNKEILGTAVRDAFRKLSPRTQMRNPVMLIVYIGAIITTWFTVRDFMQGDGQSTFFTLQITLWLWFTVLFANFAEAVAEGRGKAQANALRSSRRRTKAKKVNGSEKILVDAVELRKGDIVLVEAGDFIPGDGEIIEGMASVDESAVTGESAPVIRESGGDKSSVTGGTRVLSDWIKIQITANPGETFLDRMISLVEGAKRQKTPNEIALTILLIGLTIIFLFAVATLAPFGIYSEINIPVAVLIALLVCLIPTTIGGLLSAIGIAGMDRLLKRNVLAMSGRAVEAAGDVDALLLDKTGTITLGNRMATEFIPVPGISPEQLADAAQLASLADETPEGRSIVILAKEKYNLRERNLTAMEAEFVPFTAQTRMSGVNVTGREIRKGAVDAIKKYTQGQEGAFPDAVEKACETIAKSGGTPLVVAEGAHVLGAIHLKDIVKGGIKERFRDLRQMGIKTIMITGDNPLTAAAIAAEAGVDDFLAEATPEDKLRLIRQYQEQGMLVAMTGDGTNDAPALAQADVGVAMNSGTQAAKEAGNMVDLDSNPTKLIEVVEIGKQLLITRGSLTTFSVANDIAKYFAIIPAMFTGAFPVLNVFNVMALSTPESAILSAVIFNALVIITLIPLALRGVQYRPVGAEILLRRNLLIYGVGGILAPFIGIKLIDLIIVALGLV, from the coding sequence TGCAGTGCGCGATGCATTTCGTAAGTTAAGCCCGCGCACACAAATGCGGAATCCGGTCATGCTGATCGTGTATATCGGGGCGATTATCACCACATGGTTTACGGTACGTGATTTTATGCAGGGAGACGGTCAGTCGACCTTCTTTACCTTGCAAATCACACTGTGGTTATGGTTTACAGTTTTGTTTGCTAATTTCGCCGAAGCGGTTGCCGAAGGACGGGGAAAGGCGCAGGCTAATGCCTTGCGCAGCAGCCGTCGCCGGACGAAGGCCAAGAAAGTCAACGGCAGCGAGAAGATCTTGGTAGATGCGGTCGAACTGCGTAAGGGGGACATTGTGCTTGTGGAAGCCGGGGATTTCATTCCCGGCGACGGCGAAATCATCGAAGGGATGGCATCGGTCGATGAAAGCGCTGTAACTGGAGAATCGGCGCCGGTCATTCGTGAATCAGGCGGCGATAAATCTTCGGTCACTGGCGGAACCCGGGTGTTGTCTGACTGGATTAAAATCCAGATTACGGCCAATCCCGGCGAAACATTTCTTGATAGGATGATTTCCCTGGTAGAAGGGGCGAAACGGCAAAAAACACCTAACGAGATTGCCCTGACAATTTTGCTGATTGGCTTGACCATTATCTTTCTGTTTGCCGTAGCTACGCTGGCACCCTTTGGCATATATTCCGAGATCAATATACCGGTGGCAGTCTTAATTGCCTTGCTGGTCTGCTTGATTCCCACAACCATTGGTGGGTTGCTTTCGGCCATTGGCATTGCCGGTATGGACCGGCTGCTAAAACGGAACGTGCTGGCCATGTCCGGTCGGGCTGTAGAGGCAGCAGGTGATGTGGATGCACTGCTGCTGGATAAAACCGGCACCATTACGCTTGGTAACCGGATGGCGACTGAGTTTATCCCGGTTCCCGGCATTAGTCCGGAACAACTGGCCGATGCGGCGCAACTGGCCTCGTTGGCTGATGAAACACCGGAAGGCCGGAGCATCGTTATCTTGGCTAAAGAAAAGTACAATCTGCGGGAACGGAACTTAACGGCGATGGAAGCCGAGTTTGTTCCCTTCACGGCGCAGACCCGGATGAGCGGTGTGAACGTAACTGGCCGGGAAATCCGCAAAGGTGCGGTGGATGCCATCAAAAAATATACGCAAGGGCAGGAGGGAGCATTCCCTGATGCGGTTGAAAAAGCTTGTGAGACAATTGCCAAGAGCGGCGGGACACCTCTTGTCGTGGCGGAAGGCGCACACGTGCTTGGTGCCATTCACCTGAAAGATATTGTGAAAGGCGGTATTAAGGAACGATTTCGCGATCTCAGGCAGATGGGAATCAAAACCATCATGATTACCGGTGATAATCCGCTGACTGCTGCCGCGATTGCTGCCGAGGCCGGAGTGGATGATTTCCTGGCTGAAGCAACGCCGGAAGATAAATTACGGTTAATACGCCAGTATCAAGAACAGGGGATGCTGGTTGCCATGACCGGTGACGGCACCAACGATGCACCGGCATTGGCCCAGGCTGATGTGGGGGTAGCCATGAACAGCGGCACGCAGGCCGCCAAAGAAGCTGGTAATATGGTTGATCTTGATAGTAATCCCACCAAGCTGATTGAAGTGGTGGAAATCGGCAAGCAGCTTTTAATTACCCGTGGCTCCCTGACCACATTCAGTGTGGCCAATGATATCGCCAAATATTTTGCGATCATTCCGGCTATGTTTACCGGAGCGTTTCCGGTGCTAAACGTCTTCAATGTCATGGCCCTGTCTACTCCGGAAAGTGCAATTCTAAGTGCCGTTATCTTTAACGCCTTAGTTATCATCACCTTGATCCCGCTGGCTTTGCGGGGAGTACAATACCGGCCGGTAGGAGCCGAAATCCTGCTCAGACGTAACCTGCTGATTTATGGTGTAGGAGGAATCTTGGCTCCCTTTATTGGGATTAAGCTGATCGACTTGATTATTGTAGCACTTGGACTGGTTTAG
- a CDS encoding CBS domain-containing protein, with the protein MDKGKNILFLLTPKAMVAFLYDHCSLRQGLEKMRFHGYTAIPVISKDGTYIGTVSEGNFLWHLVDSGVYTMKLQEEYSILDIIRSGWNPAIKIDTTMDELLLRVMDQNFVPVVDDREKFMGIITRKDVIKYYHSALGPNTP; encoded by the coding sequence GTGGATAAAGGAAAAAACATTCTCTTCTTATTAACACCGAAAGCCATGGTTGCATTTCTTTACGATCACTGTTCCCTGCGGCAAGGACTGGAAAAAATGAGGTTTCATGGCTATACGGCCATACCTGTTATATCAAAGGATGGAACTTATATCGGAACCGTCAGTGAAGGCAATTTCTTATGGCATCTAGTGGATAGTGGTGTGTATACCATGAAATTACAGGAAGAGTATTCGATTCTGGATATAATTCGAAGCGGTTGGAATCCTGCGATTAAGATTGATACTACCATGGATGAATTACTTCTGCGCGTTATGGATCAAAATTTTGTTCCGGTAGTTGATGACCGGGAAAAATTTATGGGGATTATAACGCGTAAAGATGTAATTAAGTATTATCACAGTGCACTGGGACCCAATACGCCTTGA
- the ygiD gene encoding 4,5-DOPA dioxygenase extradiol, protein MTNVTKFPLLFVGHGSPLNAIEDNKYTKGWQEIAGKIPRPSAILSISAHWYTQGSKVNDAEKPRTVYDMYGFPDELYKVSYNVPGAPELAKITKQLIQGKVEFDNSWGIDHGTWSVLCKMYPEADIPVYQLSIDGNASAEVHFQIGRNLRDLREKGVLLFASGNVVHNLSKVDWKMDGGYSWAVEFDGYIRDKILAREYQDVINYTSAGKSAELAFYYPDHFYPLLYVLGASEATDRLSIYNESCTLGGLSMTSYLFE, encoded by the coding sequence ATGACAAATGTAACCAAGTTTCCCTTGCTGTTTGTCGGGCATGGATCGCCGCTAAATGCGATTGAAGACAATAAATATACAAAAGGCTGGCAGGAAATCGCCGGTAAAATACCGAGACCATCAGCAATTTTGTCAATCTCCGCCCATTGGTATACGCAAGGCAGTAAAGTTAATGACGCGGAAAAGCCAAGAACCGTATATGATATGTACGGCTTTCCTGACGAATTATATAAAGTTTCGTATAATGTTCCGGGTGCACCGGAACTGGCGAAGATTACGAAACAATTAATCCAAGGTAAAGTTGAGTTTGACAATAGCTGGGGAATTGATCATGGTACCTGGTCAGTACTTTGTAAAATGTATCCGGAGGCGGATATTCCCGTTTATCAGCTAAGCATAGACGGCAATGCAAGTGCGGAAGTTCATTTTCAGATTGGCCGGAACTTACGGGATCTGAGAGAAAAAGGGGTATTACTCTTCGCCAGCGGCAATGTTGTGCATAATCTTTCTAAAGTGGACTGGAAAATGGATGGCGGGTACTCCTGGGCAGTCGAATTTGATGGATATATCAGGGATAAAATACTTGCCAGAGAATATCAGGACGTAATTAATTATACATCTGCCGGTAAATCAGCCGAACTGGCGTTTTACTACCCCGATCACTTTTACCCGTTGCTTTATGTGTTGGGCGCGTCGGAAGCCACGGACAGGCTCTCCATTTACAACGAGTCCTGTACTTTGGGAGGTTTATCAATGACCAGTTATTTATTTGAATAA
- a CDS encoding EamA family transporter has product MKFWHYALIVFLGGCCYGILSTFVKLAYATGFTVNAVTGGQYFFGTVLAWLVVLFTKKQKLTGKQTVKLLLSGIPSGLTGIFYFQSLQTLDASLAIIFLFQFVWIGTLFEWVLQKKRPALIKLISIAILLIGSVLAANILFQERAALSWQGTLWGMLAALTFAAFIFLSGSVEKKTPPMLKSALLATGAAITVFIVFPPTFLFDVTVLTGLIPYGLLLGVFGVVLPPLLFSIGMPHVGSGLGTILTASELPVAVMMSSLVLAEQVSWPQWLGVAIILGGIASSNLRRANAKQS; this is encoded by the coding sequence ATGAAATTCTGGCATTATGCTCTCATTGTTTTCCTGGGAGGCTGCTGTTATGGGATATTATCGACCTTTGTTAAGCTGGCCTATGCTACAGGGTTCACCGTGAATGCAGTAACCGGGGGACAGTATTTTTTCGGGACGGTGCTGGCGTGGCTGGTTGTTTTATTTACGAAAAAGCAAAAGTTAACAGGCAAGCAAACGGTAAAGCTGCTGTTATCAGGAATTCCCTCCGGCTTAACAGGCATATTTTATTTCCAGTCTCTGCAAACCCTGGATGCCTCGCTGGCTATTATTTTTTTGTTTCAATTTGTGTGGATCGGTACATTGTTTGAGTGGGTGTTGCAGAAAAAACGGCCAGCACTCATAAAGCTCATTTCCATTGCAATCCTGCTGATTGGTTCTGTTTTAGCCGCCAATATTCTGTTTCAGGAACGCGCGGCTCTCTCCTGGCAAGGCACCCTATGGGGCATGTTGGCCGCATTAACCTTTGCCGCGTTCATTTTCCTGAGCGGCTCTGTTGAAAAGAAAACTCCCCCGATGTTAAAAAGCGCGCTGCTTGCTACAGGGGCTGCCATAACTGTCTTTATCGTATTTCCCCCAACATTTTTGTTTGATGTTACGGTGTTAACAGGCTTGATTCCTTATGGATTGTTACTTGGCGTGTTTGGGGTTGTTCTGCCGCCGCTGTTGTTCTCTATTGGCATGCCCCATGTTGGCTCAGGACTCGGTACCATCCTGACGGCCTCTGAACTGCCTGTGGCCGTTATGATGTCTTCGCTCGTGCTGGCAGAACAGGTAAGCTGGCCGCAGTGGCTGGGAGTTGCCATCATATTAGGAGGAATTGCCAGCAGCAATCTCCGCCGCGCGAATGCAAAGCAGAGTTAA